The genomic window CAGATTGCCCAGTTGGTCAGCCAAACCCATGTCAATGGCCTGCTGGCCGGTCCAGAACAGGCCGCTAAAAGTTTCCGGATTTTCTTTCAGGCGTTCGCCACGGCCAGCCTTCACCACGGCGATGAACTGCTGGTGGATCTGGTTCAGCATGGCCTGGGCAAACTCACGCTGCTTGTCGGTCTGGGGGCTGAAGGGATCCAGGAAACCCTTGTTTTCACCGGCTGTCATGAGGCGGCGCTCCACACCAATCTTCTCCATCAGACCGGTAAAGCCAAAACCATCCATCAACACACCAATGCTGCCAACCACGCTGGCCTTGTCGACAAATATCTTGTCAGCACCCGCGGCAATGTAATAAGCGGCCGAGGCGCAGGTCTCTTCCACCACCGCGTAGACCGGCTTCTTGTGCAGGGCCTTGAGCCGGTTGATTTCGTCATTGATGATGCCGGCCTGCACCGGGCTACCGCCGGGTGAATTGATCAACAACACCACCGCCTTGGCACCCTTGTCTTCGAACGCGCTGCGCATGGCGGCGACGATGAGTTCGGCACTGCCCTCGGATTCTGAGGCAATTTCCCCCTGGATCTTCACCAGCGCGGTGTGGGGGGTGGTGGGGTCCGCTGCACTGCCGCCACGGTCCATGCCCAGCCACAACAGGGCTACGAAAAAGCCCAGCCAAGCCAGGCGAATGCCGTTGCGCCAGCGGCGGGCCTGGCGCTGCTCGGTGATGGCTGCCAGGGCCAGTGTTTCCAGCGTTGCGCGCTCCCAGCCCGGCGCCTGATCAGCACGGGTTGTGTTGACGGATGCTTCTGTTTTTATAGCAGCATCGGTAATGTCTTCGGGGGCTTGGGGTTGATTTAATGTCATAACGTATGGCCAGGAGTGTTCAAGTCAAAGGGTTCAGAATTCGACGGCTTGCAGGTGGGGGGCAGTATGCCAGTGCACCACACCATCGCGCTCGGTCATGGCTATCTTGACCAGGCCGCCGCGGCAGGGCCCACCAATGCAGTGACCCGTCTGCGGCCGGTACATGGCGCCGTGGGTGGCACACATCAGCCAACTGCCACTGCTGTCGAAAAAGCGGTTGGGCTGGTAGTCCATCTCCATGGGAACGTGGGCACATTGGTTCAGGTAGCCATAGACCTGGCCTTCAAAACGGATGGCAAACCCGCGGGATGTGCGCCCGCAATACACCACGTCAAAGGGAACGGCTTCGCCACTGTCCACTAGGTCGGCAGAGTTGCACAGGGCTATGGGTGGTGTATCAGGCATGTTCTGCAAACCAGGCATGGAGCTCAGGCACGGTGTGGGCTACGAATATGGGTTTGAGTGCTGCAAAAGCGGCTGGCTCGTGGGCGCCATAACTGACGCCCACGCTGGGGCAGCCGGCGTTTATCGCCATTTGCAGATCGTGTGTGGTGTCGCCCACCATCAACACACGCTGCGCGGGCACGCCAAACTCCTGCATCAGCTCCTGCAACATCAGGGGGTGGGGCTTGCCCGCGGTTTCGTCCGCGGTGCGGGAGGCATGGAACAGGCCCTGTAGCTCTGAGGTTTTCAGCACCTCGTTGAGCCCACGCCGGCTTTTGCCGGTGGCCACGGCCAGTACGTAGTTGCGCGCCTTCAGCTCGGCCAAGAGGGGCAGGATTCCGTCAAACAGGCTGATGTCGTTCTGGTGCGTGGTGTAGTGGTGCTTGTAACGGGCACCCAGTTCGGCGTATTTGCTGGGCGGCACGTCGGGCGCGGCATGGGCCAGCGCCTGCATCAGCCCCAGGCCGATGACATAGGCCGCATCCTGGTCGCTGGGTTTGCGCCCCCCCACATCCACCACCGCGGCCTGGATGCAGCGGGTGATGATGGCGGTGGAGTCAAACAGGGTTCCGTCCCAGTCAAAAGCGATCAGGTCAAAGGGGCGCGTGGGTTTGGTCGGCATGGAAAAGAATCAAAAAATGGGCAGGCGCTCAACTGGCCTGTGGCAAGATCTGTTGCACAAATTGGGCCAGTTCGGTCGGCAGATTCGCCTGCAATTCCAGGCGCTCGCCGGTGGCGGGGTGGTTGCACTGCAGCCGCCAGGCATGCAAAAACATCCGTTTGAGCGGCGTGGTGCTGTTCGCGCGGGCCAAGGCCTTGTTGCTGTCAAAGTCGCCGTATTTGTCATCCCCGACAATGGGCAGGCCTTCGGATGCCAAATGCACACGGATCTGGTGTGTGCGGCCAGTCTTGATGGTCACCTCCAGCAGGGAGTAGCCGCGGTCACTACTGACAGGCGCCTGGTGCGTACCGGGGACCACACCACCGGCTGCACGCACCTTGACCAGGGTCAGCGATGGCATGCCGTCCGGATCATCCTTGGCCACCACTTTGACGCGGCGCTCGCCATCGGGCAACAAATACTTGTGCAGCGGCTTGTCCAGCACCTTCTTATTAGCAGGCCATTGGCCAATGACCATGGCCAGGTAAGTTTTGCCGGTTTCCCGCTCGCGGAACTGGTCTTGCAGGTTTTTCAGCGCGCTGCGCTTCTTGGCGACCAGCAGGATGCCACTGGTTTCCCGGTCCAGCCGGTGCACCAGCTCCAGAAACTTGGCCTGCGGCCGGGCCATGCGCAACTGCTCGATGACGCCAAAACTGACGCCTGAACCACCGTGGACTGCCACGCCGGCCGGTTTGTTGATCGCCAGCAGGCTGTCATCCTCAAACAAAACGGCAAATGCCTTGGCTGGCACATGGCTGGCCACTTGTTCGGCCATGGCCTGGGCTTTCTCGGCCACCCGTTCGGAGATACGAACCGGGGGCACACGCACCTCATCCCCGGCGTTCAGACGGGTTTCTGCCGATGCCCGGCCCTTGTTGACCCGCACCTCGCCACTGCGGATGATGCGGTAGACGTGGGTCTTGGGAACACCCTTGAGGTGGCGCATCAGGTAGTTGTCTAGCCGCTGCCCAGCCCCATCTTCGTCGATGGTCAGGGTTTTCACCTGGGGCGGAACATGGGCGGATGGGGGCGCAGGAATGCCCCCTATAATGTGTTTCACTAGCGTCGCGCTGTAAGTGGTTGATTTGTCTGGAGTTTAGTCCACACGCCATACACAGACACGCTGGAAGGTCGATGCCGCCGGGTTGCGCTGCAAACAAACCACACGCCAAATGCCTGTGGTGGTCTGCAAACAACACGGTCAAGACTGCGAAACGAAATACTGATACGGAATACCTACAGTTTGCAGACCCCTCGTCTGTGAACGGAATGAAACGAGATGTTTGTGCTGATGTGCCTGATGTGTCTTTGCCTACGGAGCGTTTTCGCGCCGTTGCTTGGCACAAATCGGCATCTAGCCCCCGTCAAACGGGCGCAATCCGCTATGCAATTGATAGCAAACC from Rhodoferax sp. AJA081-3 includes these protein-coding regions:
- a CDS encoding HAD family hydrolase, whose translation is MPTKPTRPFDLIAFDWDGTLFDSTAIITRCIQAAVVDVGGRKPSDQDAAYVIGLGLMQALAHAAPDVPPSKYAELGARYKHHYTTHQNDISLFDGILPLLAELKARNYVLAVATGKSRRGLNEVLKTSELQGLFHASRTADETAGKPHPLMLQELMQEFGVPAQRVLMVGDTTHDLQMAINAGCPSVGVSYGAHEPAAFAALKPIFVAHTVPELHAWFAEHA
- a CDS encoding RluA family pseudouridine synthase, with the protein product MKHIIGGIPAPPSAHVPPQVKTLTIDEDGAGQRLDNYLMRHLKGVPKTHVYRIIRSGEVRVNKGRASAETRLNAGDEVRVPPVRISERVAEKAQAMAEQVASHVPAKAFAVLFEDDSLLAINKPAGVAVHGGSGVSFGVIEQLRMARPQAKFLELVHRLDRETSGILLVAKKRSALKNLQDQFRERETGKTYLAMVIGQWPANKKVLDKPLHKYLLPDGERRVKVVAKDDPDGMPSLTLVKVRAAGGVVPGTHQAPVSSDRGYSLLEVTIKTGRTHQIRVHLASEGLPIVGDDKYGDFDSNKALARANSTTPLKRMFLHAWRLQCNHPATGERLELQANLPTELAQFVQQILPQAS
- a CDS encoding S49 family peptidase, with product MTLNQPQAPEDITDAAIKTEASVNTTRADQAPGWERATLETLALAAITEQRQARRWRNGIRLAWLGFFVALLWLGMDRGGSAADPTTPHTALVKIQGEIASESEGSAELIVAAMRSAFEDKGAKAVVLLINSPGGSPVQAGIINDEINRLKALHKKPVYAVVEETCASAAYYIAAGADKIFVDKASVVGSIGVLMDGFGFTGLMEKIGVERRLMTAGENKGFLDPFSPQTDKQREFAQAMLNQIHQQFIAVVKAGRGERLKENPETFSGLFWTGQQAIDMGLADQLGNLDYVAREVVKAEELIDYTRKDNVAERLVKRFGAAIGEGSVKAMRGVPALR
- a CDS encoding Rieske 2Fe-2S domain-containing protein produces the protein MPDTPPIALCNSADLVDSGEAVPFDVVYCGRTSRGFAIRFEGQVYGYLNQCAHVPMEMDYQPNRFFDSSGSWLMCATHGAMYRPQTGHCIGGPCRGGLVKIAMTERDGVVHWHTAPHLQAVEF